The following coding sequences are from one Buchnera aphidicola (Periphyllus testudinaceus) window:
- a CDS encoding YhgN family NAAT transporter, translating to MKQMISTIILLVLIMDPLGNLPIFMTVLKKFNSKKRKIILIREMCIALLIMLIFLFSGENILSFLNLKTETVSISGGIILFFIAIQMIFPNNNIEDSKVDSKDEPFLVPLAIPLVAGPSVLATLMLLSHQNSTHINILLISLFIAWFITLIILLMSDLFLNIFGKKVVNVLERLMGLILIMLSTQMFLDGIKTWFQS from the coding sequence ATGAAACAAATGATTTCAACTATTATATTACTAGTTTTAATTATGGATCCATTAGGAAATCTTCCCATATTTATGACTGTTTTAAAAAAATTTAATTCTAAAAAAAGAAAAATCATATTAATTAGAGAAATGTGTATTGCTTTATTAATTATGTTAATATTTTTATTTTCTGGAGAAAATATTCTTTCTTTTTTAAATCTTAAAACAGAAACAGTTTCTATATCTGGAGGAATTATTTTATTTTTTATTGCTATTCAAATGATTTTTCCAAATAATAATATCGAAGATTCTAAAGTTGATTCTAAAGATGAGCCATTTTTAGTTCCTCTTGCTATACCTTTAGTAGCTGGTCCTTCTGTTTTAGCAACTTTAATGTTATTATCACATCAAAATTCTACTCATATAAACATTCTTCTTATATCATTATTTATTGCTTGGTTTATCACTCTAATAATCCTTTTAATGTCTGATTTATTCTTAAATATATTTGGAAAAAAAGTAGTCAACGTACTTGAAAGATTAATGGGATTAATTTTAATTATGTTATCAACTCAAATGTTTCTTGATGGAATAAAAACATGGTTTCAAAGTTAA
- a CDS encoding phosphoglycerate kinase has protein sequence MLINKIKNINIYKKKILIRLDLNVPMKKNIITSNERIKSSFKVIKFALKNKAKIIILSHLGRPTEGFFEKKYSLFPIVQYLRKKFKNTNIYFKKDIYKKFKINYGEILIFENVRFNKGEKKNDEKLAKKYASLCDIFIMDAFGTAHRKEASTYGVGIFSKISCAGPLLTSEIKSLQKSIKNPKRPLVTILGGSKISTKFNILKNLCKISDTVIVGGGIANTFLAINNNIGKSICEKNFINLAKQLKKKYNIIIPIDSKIIKITKNIKKYKIKNSNSIKKNEEIMDIGNKSIQIIEKIIKKAKTIIWNGPVGVFESSKFRNGTKKIARAIANNKKSFSLAGGGDTLAVINMFKIKNKISYVSTGGGAFLEFIEGKTLPAIKMLQKKYINK, from the coding sequence ATGCTAATTAATAAAATAAAAAATATTAATATATATAAAAAAAAAATATTGATCCGATTAGATTTAAATGTTCCAATGAAAAAAAATATTATTACTTCAAATGAACGAATAAAATCTTCTTTTAAAGTAATAAAATTTGCTTTAAAAAATAAAGCAAAAATTATTATTTTGTCTCATCTTGGAAGACCTACTGAAGGATTTTTTGAAAAAAAATATTCTCTTTTTCCAATTGTACAATATTTAAGAAAAAAATTTAAAAACACTAATATTTATTTTAAAAAAGATATATATAAAAAATTTAAAATTAATTATGGAGAGATTTTAATTTTTGAAAATGTTAGATTTAATAAAGGAGAAAAAAAAAATGATGAAAAACTAGCAAAAAAATATGCTTCTTTATGTGATATATTTATTATGGATGCATTTGGAACAGCTCATAGAAAAGAAGCTTCTACTTATGGTGTAGGAATTTTTTCAAAAATATCATGTGCTGGACCTTTATTAACATCAGAAATAAAATCCCTTCAAAAATCTATAAAAAATCCAAAACGTCCTTTAGTAACAATATTAGGAGGATCTAAAATATCTACAAAATTTAATATTTTAAAAAATTTATGTAAAATTTCAGATACTGTAATAGTAGGAGGAGGAATAGCAAATACATTTTTAGCTATAAATAATAATATTGGAAAATCAATATGTGAAAAAAATTTTATTAATTTAGCTAAACAATTAAAAAAAAAATATAATATAATTATACCTATAGATTCAAAAATTATAAAAATCACAAAAAATATAAAAAAATATAAAATAAAAAATTCTAATTCAATAAAAAAAAATGAAGAAATTATGGATATAGGTAATAAAAGTATTCAAATAATAGAAAAAATCATAAAAAAAGCAAAAACAATTATTTGGAATGGCCCTGTAGGAGTATTTGAATCTTCTAAATTTAGAAATGGTACAAAAAAAATTGCTCGCGCAATAGCAAATAATAAAAAATCTTTTTCTCTTGCTGGTGGAGGAGATACATTAGCAGTTATAAATATGTTTAAAATAAAAAATAAAATTTCATATGTTTCAACTGGAGGAGGAGCATTTTTAGAATTTATTGAAGGAAAAACATTACCTGCTATTAAAATGTTACAAAAAAAATACATTAATAAATAA
- the fbaA gene encoding class II fructose-bisphosphate aldolase → MKNNLKNFKKGVLNGTETKKIFKLAKKNNFAIPAINCINTDSINSVLQTASEIKSPVIIQFSYGGSIFISGKKNNKKEMFQEAIDGAVSGAKHIHLVSKHYNIPIIIHTDHCNKELLPWVDGLIKVGKKYFSKKGRPLFSSHMLDLSQENLKTNINYCSKYLKKLKKINMLLEIELGCTGGEEDGIDNTKIEKKYLYTKPKEVNYAYNKLSLIGKNFSIAASFGNVHGVYKIGNVELKPKILKKSQKYIKNKNHLKKNNPLNFVFHGGSGSSLKDIKKSIKYGVVKINFDTDIQWSSWKGVLNFYKKNKKYLQNQLGNPEGKNKPNKKYYDPRNWIQHSKDCSSLKLKKIFLNLNSINLL, encoded by the coding sequence ATGAAAAATAATTTAAAAAATTTTAAAAAAGGCGTTTTAAATGGAACTGAAACAAAGAAAATATTTAAATTAGCAAAAAAAAATAATTTTGCTATTCCAGCTATAAATTGTATTAATACTGATTCCATTAATTCAGTTTTACAAACAGCATCCGAAATTAAATCTCCTGTAATTATACAATTTTCATATGGAGGATCAATATTTATATCTGGTAAGAAAAATAATAAAAAAGAAATGTTTCAAGAAGCTATAGATGGAGCTGTATCTGGAGCAAAACATATTCATTTAGTTTCTAAACATTATAATATACCAATTATTATTCATACTGATCATTGTAATAAAGAGCTTTTACCTTGGGTTGACGGATTAATTAAAGTTGGAAAAAAATATTTTTCAAAAAAAGGTCGCCCTTTATTTTCATCACATATGTTAGATTTATCTCAAGAAAATTTAAAAACTAATATTAATTATTGTAGTAAATATCTTAAAAAACTAAAAAAAATAAATATGTTATTAGAAATAGAACTTGGTTGCACTGGAGGAGAAGAAGATGGAATAGACAATACAAAAATAGAAAAAAAATATCTATATACAAAACCAAAAGAAGTAAATTATGCATATAATAAATTATCTCTTATTGGTAAAAATTTTTCTATTGCAGCATCTTTTGGGAATGTTCATGGAGTATATAAAATAGGAAATGTAGAACTTAAACCAAAAATTTTAAAAAAATCACAAAAATATATTAAAAATAAAAATCATCTTAAAAAAAATAATCCACTAAATTTTGTTTTTCATGGAGGTTCTGGATCTTCTTTAAAAGATATTAAAAAATCTATTAAATATGGAGTAGTAAAAATAAATTTTGATACAGATATACAATGGTCATCATGGAAGGGTGTATTAAATTTTTATAAAAAAAATAAAAAATATCTTCAAAATCAATTAGGAAACCCCGAAGGAAAAAATAAACCTAACAAGAAATATTATGATCCAAGAAATTGGATACAACACTCTAAAGATTGTTCTTCTTTAAAATTAAAAAAAATATTTTTAAACTTAAATTCAATAAATTTATTATAA
- a CDS encoding mechanosensitive ion channel domain-containing protein has translation MLKYTFIMTAIIILLGRFNHFQPTFVIATLGTLGMTVGFTLQGTIANFTSGILLKIFKPFEIKEFIGLDKISGTVLNIDLFYTVLKTIDGKIAVVPNNKILLGDIVNYTRSPIRRNEFFINVSYHKNTKLIVDVLQKVLDEEDRVMKNKDIVIGLNELSPYSLNFVVRCWSKTEELQSVYWDLMFAFKKALDKNNIQIPTYIHNNNLLPKKKINKSNN, from the coding sequence ATGCTCAAATATACATTTATAATGACTGCAATAATTATTTTATTAGGTCGATTTAATCATTTTCAACCAACTTTTGTAATCGCAACATTAGGAACTTTAGGAATGACTGTAGGATTTACTCTACAAGGAACCATTGCAAACTTTACATCTGGAATTTTATTAAAAATTTTTAAACCTTTTGAAATAAAAGAATTTATTGGTTTAGACAAAATTTCCGGAACAGTTTTAAACATAGACTTGTTTTATACTGTACTAAAAACAATAGATGGAAAAATAGCAGTTGTTCCAAATAATAAAATTTTATTAGGAGACATTGTAAATTATACAAGATCTCCTATTCGAAGAAACGAATTTTTTATTAATGTTTCTTATCATAAAAATACAAAATTAATAGTGGATGTATTACAAAAAGTTTTAGATGAAGAAGATCGAGTAATGAAAAATAAAGATATAGTAATAGGATTAAATGAATTATCTCCTTATTCTTTAAATTTTGTTGTTAGATGTTGGAGCAAAACAGAAGAATTACAAAGTGTATATTGGGATTTAATGTTTGCTTTTAAAAAAGCCTTAGATAAAAATAATATACAAATTCCTACATATATTCATAACAATAATTTATTACCAAAAAAAAAAATAAACAAATCTAATAATTAA
- a CDS encoding exodeoxyribonuclease V subunit gamma, whose protein sequence is MIKIYTSNSFNNLIKKMCYIMNIKSSEKIFIKEIIVVPELKISKFIRQIIEKKFGIFCNISFFTPEKFIFYILELFINKKKYKKFNQSYILWKLMSLPEKFQKKYFFKKKENEFNKFKYFKNFSKIFYKYLIYNTKLIKKLEKNTKKNKKKIFLKQQKIWKKINKNLKNTHHYVNLIKNFMKKYYLKKNLYKKLPNRIFILNPIDFPISYFNILKKISEKLKIYFFLYTPFKKINKKSIINYKKNSIISNWMKYDLKKIKNILSLTKNKKNIYIKNKNITLLDKLKNKIFFLKNNSIYINQKKDNSISIHECYNHFREIEILQENILKILNNTKTIQPKHIIVKSKNIQKYIPYINSIFNSEIKKNNIPYFIHEKIFDKNNPIIYIFNKILSLPQSKFKNKKILDYLNFKFISKKFLISQKELKIIKKWISYTNICWGINKNHKKSLKLPEEHQNTWSYGIKKIILGYGMKKKNKVWNKIFPYNINEKNHILILEKLILFIKTLKKWKKKLSTKKKCKTWKKIYKEIINDFFYTKKIKKKLKHIKKNWKYLLKNIQISSYKKKISIDIIKYEINKKINIIYKREKKNNNIIFTNFNLLRTIPFKITYILGMNENFFKNKTQERENLIHLYNKKENFKKNTQDYYIFLELLSCTTKKLIISYIKNSYENEKNNKPSIIIYQLIKYIKKNFLKDYKKIQLIKIHEKYSFYKKNFYLKNKFNSFNNFWNISKNKKKIIKTNFFKKNIYIKNYKKIKFKNFILFWKNPINYFFNKILKIYYKEKYINYSNNEPFYIDKKNHYLLNKKILNYIIFKKNLKKLFNKIKYLGILPHGNLGKIYFKHQIKKNNKIFLKIKNINFTLKNKKFLLKIKKYKIYGKLKNISSLNGVVRWKSFNLNNFDKISLWLKHIIYCANGGKKNSIYISLNKKITFKNITKKKSKKYLLKYIYGYIQGLKNPLIITKTGLNWFDYVYDKKIQNISKNKKIIKNSKNKIFETWHGNKYIIGEKKDLYIKKIFNSLNKKSIKKIFRITKYWMYPIYKNIL, encoded by the coding sequence ATGATAAAAATTTATACTTCTAATAGTTTTAATAATTTAATAAAAAAAATGTGTTATATAATGAATATTAAATCTTCAGAAAAAATATTTATTAAAGAAATAATTGTTGTACCAGAATTAAAAATTTCAAAATTTATAAGACAAATTATCGAAAAAAAATTTGGAATTTTTTGTAATATTTCATTTTTTACTCCAGAAAAATTTATATTTTACATATTAGAATTATTTATAAATAAAAAAAAATATAAAAAATTTAATCAATCATATATTTTATGGAAACTAATGAGTTTACCTGAAAAATTCCAAAAAAAATATTTTTTTAAAAAAAAAGAAAATGAATTTAACAAATTTAAATATTTTAAAAATTTCTCAAAAATTTTTTATAAATATTTAATTTATAACACAAAATTAATAAAAAAATTAGAAAAAAATACAAAAAAAAACAAAAAAAAAATTTTTTTAAAACAACAAAAAATATGGAAAAAAATTAATAAAAATTTAAAAAATACCCATCATTATGTAAATTTAATAAAAAATTTTATGAAAAAATATTATTTAAAAAAAAATTTATATAAAAAATTACCTAATAGAATATTTATATTAAACCCAATTGATTTTCCTATTTCTTATTTTAATATTTTAAAAAAAATTAGTGAGAAACTAAAAATTTATTTTTTTTTGTACACTCCATTTAAAAAAATAAATAAAAAATCAATAATTAATTATAAAAAAAATTCAATAATATCTAATTGGATGAAATATGACTTAAAAAAAATAAAAAATATTTTATCTTTAACTAAAAACAAAAAAAATATTTATATAAAAAATAAAAATATTACTTTACTTGATAAACTAAAAAATAAAATTTTTTTTTTAAAAAACAATTCTATATATATAAATCAAAAAAAAGATAATTCAATATCAATACATGAATGCTATAATCATTTTAGAGAAATAGAAATTTTACAAGAAAATATTTTAAAAATTTTAAATAATACAAAAACTATACAACCTAAACACATAATTGTTAAATCTAAAAATATCCAAAAATATATTCCATATATAAATTCTATTTTTAATTCTGAAATAAAAAAAAATAACATACCTTATTTTATACATGAAAAAATATTTGATAAAAATAATCCTATTATATATATTTTCAATAAAATTTTATCATTACCTCAAAGTAAATTTAAAAATAAAAAAATACTAGATTATTTAAATTTTAAATTTATTTCAAAAAAATTTTTAATTTCACAAAAAGAACTTAAAATTATAAAAAAATGGATCTCATATACAAATATTTGTTGGGGAATTAATAAAAATCATAAAAAAAGTTTAAAACTTCCTGAAGAACATCAAAATACATGGAGTTATGGAATTAAAAAAATAATTTTAGGTTATGGAATGAAAAAAAAAAATAAAGTATGGAATAAAATATTTCCTTATAATATAAATGAAAAAAACCACATTCTAATACTAGAAAAATTAATTTTATTTATTAAAACATTAAAAAAATGGAAAAAAAAATTATCTACAAAAAAAAAATGTAAAACTTGGAAAAAAATATATAAAGAAATAATAAATGATTTTTTTTATACAAAAAAAATTAAAAAAAAACTAAAACATATAAAAAAAAATTGGAAATATTTATTAAAAAATATTCAAATTAGTTCATACAAAAAAAAAATATCTATAGATATTATAAAATATGAAATTAATAAAAAAATTAATATAATTTATAAACGTGAAAAAAAAAATAATAATATAATATTTACTAATTTTAATCTATTAAGGACAATACCATTTAAAATTACTTACATATTAGGAATGAATGAAAATTTTTTTAAAAATAAAACACAAGAAAGAGAAAATTTAATTCATTTATATAATAAAAAAGAAAATTTTAAAAAAAATACACAAGATTATTATATTTTTCTAGAATTATTAAGTTGTACTACAAAAAAACTAATAATAAGTTATATTAAAAACTCTTATGAAAATGAAAAAAATAATAAACCATCTATAATAATTTATCAATTAATAAAATATATAAAAAAAAATTTTTTAAAAGATTATAAAAAAATACAATTAATAAAAATTCACGAAAAATATAGTTTTTATAAAAAAAATTTTTATTTAAAAAATAAATTTAATAGTTTTAATAATTTTTGGAATATATCTAAAAATAAAAAAAAAATAATTAAAACAAATTTTTTTAAAAAAAATATTTATATAAAAAATTATAAAAAAATTAAATTTAAAAATTTTATTTTATTCTGGAAAAATCCAATAAACTATTTTTTTAATAAAATATTAAAAATATATTATAAAGAAAAATATATAAATTATTCAAATAATGAACCATTTTACATAGATAAAAAAAATCATTATTTATTAAATAAAAAAATATTAAATTATATAATTTTCAAAAAAAACTTAAAAAAATTATTCAATAAAATAAAATATTTAGGAATTTTACCTCATGGAAACCTAGGAAAAATTTATTTTAAACACCAAATAAAAAAAAATAATAAAATTTTTTTAAAAATTAAAAATATTAATTTTACTTTAAAAAATAAAAAATTCTTATTAAAAATAAAAAAATATAAAATATATGGAAAACTAAAAAATATCTCTTCTTTAAATGGTGTTGTACGCTGGAAATCTTTTAACTTAAATAATTTTGATAAAATTAGTTTATGGTTAAAACATATCATATACTGTGCTAATGGAGGTAAAAAAAATAGCATATATATTAGTTTAAATAAAAAAATAACTTTTAAAAACATTACAAAAAAAAAATCAAAAAAATATCTTTTAAAATATATTTATGGTTATATCCAAGGATTAAAAAATCCATTAATTATTACTAAAACAGGATTAAATTGGTTTGATTATGTATATGATAAAAAAATTCAAAATATTTCAAAAAATAAAAAAATTATAAAAAATAGTAAAAATAAAATTTTTGAAACATGGCATGGAAATAAATATATAATAGGAGAAAAAAAAGATTTATATATAAAAAAAATATTTAATTCACTAAATAAAAAATCTATAAAAAAAATATTTAGAATAACAAAATATTGGATGTACCCTATATATAAAAACATTCTATAA
- a CDS encoding UvrD-helicase domain-containing protein, which translates to MKKKNKLKNIFLIPFKGIRMIEASAGTGKTFTIILLYIRLLLGINNKNKKYSIKEILIITYTNNAKLEIQKRLSKNIYKLYIDCLYKKTYNKNFKKIFKKIKNFKNSINILKKSISKINNAPIYTIHGFCKKILKDYNLNYKYNLTEKIYNENKIYEKSTYDFWRKFIFPLNKEISNLVYKYWKHPKNLLSEINPWLNIKSKIFIYKKKNIIFLKNIIKILKKLRNLKKNGLKLNIL; encoded by the coding sequence ATGAAAAAAAAAAATAAACTTAAAAATATATTTTTGATTCCATTTAAAGGAATAAGAATGATTGAAGCTTCAGCAGGAACAGGAAAAACTTTTACAATTATACTTTTATATATTAGATTATTATTAGGAATTAATAATAAAAATAAGAAATATTCTATTAAAGAAATTTTAATAATAACTTATACAAATAATGCTAAATTAGAAATACAAAAAAGATTATCAAAAAATATTTATAAACTATATATAGATTGTCTATATAAAAAAACATATAATAAAAATTTTAAAAAAATATTTAAAAAAATTAAAAACTTTAAAAATTCAATTAATATATTAAAAAAATCTATTTCAAAAATAAATAATGCTCCAATTTACACTATTCATGGATTTTGTAAAAAAATACTGAAAGATTATAATCTAAATTATAAATATAATTTGACAGAAAAAATATATAATGAAAATAAAATATATGAAAAATCTACATACGATTTTTGGAGAAAATTTATTTTTCCACTAAATAAAGAAATTTCAAATTTAGTTTATAAATACTGGAAACATCCAAAAAATTTATTATCTGAAATTAATCCATGGTTAAATATTAAATCAAAAATTTTTATATACAAAAAAAAAAATATAATATTTTTAAAAAACATAATAAAAATATTAAAAAAATTAAGAAATTTAAAAAAAAATGGATTAAAATTAAATATTTTATAA